One segment of Natronosalvus halobius DNA contains the following:
- a CDS encoding FAD-dependent oxidoreductase, with product MSASEGGEYEHYEAIVVGCGPGGAAAAARLAQHGIETLVLERGVEAGSKNVSGGLIYAEESAPYTIDDFFPNFREEASERPITDYEIHNIAGRKVKSYDLTDLHEHDTEWCDAVLRRHMDGWLEDRVHELTSENGGGLLTGVRVNGLLRENGEIVGVTCDELDPITADFIVAADGANSELARDAGLMDWEEPDEWFQGVKAVVEMDPEVINDRFDIEEGEGVAHLFSGDLFDDVRGGGFLYTNEDTLSIGTVFHLDSLVAEQAEPHELLDALLTHPLLAQWLDEEYVELEYGAKLVPDSKKVAHREPYSDRLVLVGDAGGQMQAQGPIIKGMNHAVTAGALAADAHAVTRGNADAEAAGRRYTTMLEQSGTMGKLRPRRYEMTSPVGEHGLVTRAIEGVLGSPVGSAAVGNRLSNRLLEKAYNSPTLVGMLPDTETGYTTLPSIIGEKQGRTIHWDNEVEPPTLEERIGDLTYDTDVGNPHIRLRDNSVEASGAAVYACPVSAEDFGGGCYRSETVKTNGGEETVVSLDTQPCVECGTCAIVADTEWEHPRGGKGVEFRQG from the coding sequence ATGAGCGCCAGCGAAGGCGGCGAGTACGAACACTACGAGGCCATCGTCGTCGGCTGTGGCCCCGGTGGGGCCGCGGCGGCGGCGCGACTGGCGCAGCACGGCATCGAGACGCTCGTCCTGGAGCGGGGAGTCGAGGCCGGCTCGAAGAACGTCTCCGGCGGCCTCATCTACGCCGAGGAGTCCGCGCCGTACACGATCGACGACTTCTTCCCGAACTTCCGGGAGGAAGCGTCCGAACGGCCGATCACCGACTACGAGATCCACAACATCGCCGGCCGGAAGGTCAAGTCCTACGATCTGACGGACCTTCACGAGCACGACACCGAGTGGTGCGACGCCGTTCTCCGCCGACACATGGACGGCTGGCTCGAGGACCGGGTCCACGAACTGACGAGCGAGAACGGCGGCGGGTTGTTGACCGGCGTGCGCGTCAACGGCCTCCTGCGGGAGAACGGCGAGATCGTGGGCGTCACCTGCGACGAACTCGACCCGATCACGGCCGACTTCATCGTCGCCGCCGACGGCGCCAACTCCGAACTTGCGCGCGACGCAGGCCTGATGGACTGGGAGGAGCCCGACGAGTGGTTCCAGGGCGTCAAGGCCGTCGTCGAGATGGATCCCGAGGTCATCAACGACCGCTTCGACATCGAGGAGGGCGAGGGCGTCGCTCACCTCTTCTCGGGCGACCTCTTCGACGACGTCCGCGGCGGCGGCTTCCTCTACACTAACGAGGATACCCTCTCGATCGGGACCGTCTTCCACCTGGACAGCCTCGTCGCCGAGCAGGCCGAGCCACACGAACTGCTCGACGCCCTGCTTACCCACCCGCTGCTCGCCCAGTGGCTCGACGAGGAGTACGTCGAACTCGAGTACGGCGCGAAACTCGTCCCCGACTCGAAGAAGGTCGCCCACCGCGAACCCTACAGCGACCGGCTCGTGCTCGTCGGTGACGCTGGCGGGCAGATGCAGGCCCAGGGGCCGATCATCAAGGGGATGAACCACGCAGTCACTGCAGGTGCGCTCGCGGCCGACGCCCACGCGGTCACCCGCGGAAACGCCGACGCCGAAGCGGCCGGGCGACGGTACACGACGATGCTCGAACAGTCGGGCACGATGGGCAAACTCCGCCCGCGGCGCTACGAGATGACGAGCCCCGTCGGCGAACACGGCCTGGTTACGCGGGCAATCGAGGGCGTCCTGGGTTCGCCGGTCGGCTCTGCCGCCGTCGGGAATCGACTCTCGAATCGGCTACTCGAGAAGGCCTACAACTCCCCGACGCTCGTCGGGATGCTCCCCGACACGGAGACGGGCTACACCACCTTGCCGTCGATCATCGGGGAAAAGCAGGGGCGGACGATCCACTGGGACAACGAGGTCGAACCGCCGACGCTGGAAGAGCGCATCGGCGACCTGACCTACGACACGGACGTCGGCAATCCGCACATCCGACTGCGCGACAACTCAGTGGAGGCGAGCGGCGCCGCCGTCTACGCCTGCCCGGTCAGCGCCGAGGACTTCGGCGGCGGCTGTTACCGCTCGGAGACCGTCAAGACAAACGGCGGCGAGGAGACGGTCGTCAGCCTCGACACCCAGCCCTGCGTCGAGTGTGGCACGTGTGCCATCGTCGCCGACACCGAGTGGGAACACCCCCGCGGCGGGAAGGGCGTCGAGTTCCGGCAGGGGTAG